The Alteromonas gilva genome has a window encoding:
- a CDS encoding tetratricopeptide repeat protein, protein MQSKTLSLLIIILSGLWLSSAETVNAQEIKAVQLYTQDELINLINRNEHLDRVVLDRCQLNRDIEARAEVLKVPAYQFLWGDMLAWGVCLEADPERGVDFMRQAANQGLPAALEQLGRYYSQGKLVQQDRKQAVIYLREASALGNLKAQMQLAELFIDGHGSPYDYQDAYQWLYNAVTNDKQTHQTIANYLAQLEKLMHPRAVRAARTPLDS, encoded by the coding sequence ATGCAGAGCAAAACTTTATCATTATTGATCATTATATTATCTGGTCTGTGGTTGAGTAGTGCAGAGACGGTTAATGCACAGGAAATTAAAGCGGTTCAGCTGTATACCCAGGATGAGCTGATTAATTTGATTAACCGTAATGAACACCTCGATCGGGTTGTGCTGGACCGGTGTCAGCTAAATCGCGACATTGAGGCGCGCGCCGAAGTGTTAAAAGTGCCGGCATATCAGTTTTTGTGGGGCGATATGTTAGCGTGGGGCGTTTGCCTGGAAGCCGATCCTGAGCGCGGCGTCGACTTTATGCGCCAGGCGGCTAATCAGGGATTACCCGCTGCCCTGGAACAACTGGGACGCTACTACAGCCAGGGAAAGTTAGTGCAACAGGACCGCAAGCAGGCGGTTATTTACTTACGCGAAGCCTCCGCGCTGGGTAATCTCAAAGCACAAATGCAACTGGCAGAGTTATTCATTGATGGCCATGGCTCACCCTATGATTATCAGGATGCCTACCAATGGCTTTACAATGCGGTCACCAACGATAAACAAACCCATCAGACAATTGCGAATTATTTAGCACAACTCGAAAAGTTAATGCATCCGCGTGCGGTAAGGGCGGCGCGTACGCCGCTGGACTCATAG
- a CDS encoding VOC family protein produces MELGAFSVSLAVKDINASRAFYEKLGFTEFGGNLAHNYLIMKNGPHVIGLFQGMFEGNVLTFNPGWDQDCNSLSSFTDVRDIESALKDGGVTLTKSTQPGTTGPESIAVLDPDGNAILIDQHL; encoded by the coding sequence ATGGAACTTGGCGCATTTTCAGTGAGTTTGGCGGTTAAAGATATCAACGCGTCCAGGGCATTTTACGAAAAGCTTGGTTTTACTGAATTCGGTGGCAATCTTGCGCATAACTACCTGATTATGAAAAACGGCCCGCATGTTATTGGCCTGTTTCAGGGTATGTTTGAAGGGAATGTTTTAACCTTTAATCCGGGCTGGGATCAGGATTGCAACAGCCTGTCGTCATTTACCGATGTCAGAGATATCGAGTCCGCCCTGAAAGACGGTGGCGTGACCTTAACCAAATCAACCCAGCCAGGCACCACGGGGCCAGAAAGTATTGCCGTGCTGGATCCTGATGGTAATGCTATTTTAATCGACCAGCACCTGTAG